In Anser cygnoides isolate HZ-2024a breed goose chromosome Z, Taihu_goose_T2T_genome, whole genome shotgun sequence, a genomic segment contains:
- the SETD9 gene encoding SET domain-containing protein 9 isoform X4: MLPPPPSSPAPYPPIASPYANSGALPGRGLAATHGAAMSRGCAAPCCGGCGGAGPPTGTASCPGWPSTSAASAGEARTLRYVPESSQDKIIPDEDVLETLLKVFAALFANDLGRQAPVLAVRPEIRRKYEEPAPAEPRRSEEGARSQRALGPQEVLFQALGFGLARGRSSLPAAGTGVFVSRGGARRGAVVAMYPGTVYRKHEPIFFQSLGNPFIFRCIDGVLIDGNDKGLSKAVYRSCSRRDQLGPFQMSDVSWLTAAPQNPLAVGQYVNNCSYEKAANVCYQEFDVPRCFPVELKQYLPNIVYSHDIQSPLRCVVLVTLRDIKQGEELFSNYYTVIN, encoded by the exons ATGCTGCCGCCACCTCCCTCTTCCCCCGCCCCGTACCCACCAATAGCATCTCCGTATGCAAATAGCGGCGCGCTGCCCGGGCGCGGATTGGCTGCGACGCACGGGGCGGCCATGTCGCGGGGCTGCGCGGCGCCAtgctgcgggggctgcggcggcgcTGGGCCGCCTACCGGTACCGCTTCGTGCCCTGGCTGGCCCTCAACCTCCGCCGCCAGCGCAGgtgagg ccaggACCCTCCGGTACGTCCCCGAGAGCTCCCAGGACAAAATTATCCCCGACGAAGACGTCTTAGAAACGCTGCTGAAAGTGTTCGCGGCGTTGTTCGCGAACGACCTCGGCAGGCAGGCGCCCGTCCTGGCCGTGCGCCCGGAAATCAGGCGCAAATACGAGGAGCCGGCGCCCGCGGAGCCCCGGCGGTCAGAGGAGGGTGCCCGGAGCCAGCGGGCCCTCGGTCCCCAGGAGGTCCTGTTCCAGGCGCTGGGCTTCGGCCTCGCCCGCGGCAGGAgctccctgcccgccgccggcaccggggTCTTCGTCAGCAGGGGCGGCGCGCGGCGAGGGGCGGTGGTGGCCATGTACCCCG GTACAGTATACAGAAAGCACGAGCCCATCTTTTTCCAGTCCCTTGgcaatccttttatttttaggtgcATAGACGGTGTCCTTATTGATGGAAATGATAAAGGACTATCAAAAGCAGTGTACAG GTCTTGCAGCAGGAGGGATCAGCTCGGCCCGTTCCAGATGAGTGATGTGAGCTGGCTCACGGCTGCTCCACAAAACCCACTGGCAGTGGGACAGTATGTTAACAACTGCTCGTATG aGAAAGCAGCCAACGTGTGTTATCAGGAATTTGATGTGCCAAGATGCTTTCCAGTAGAGCTGAAACAGTACCTGCCAAACATCGTCTACAGCCATGACATACAGAG cCCCCTGAGGTGTGTAGTGCTTGTCACTCTCAGAGACATCAAGCAAGGAGAAGAACTTTTTTCTAATTACTACACTGTCATCAATTGA
- the SETD9 gene encoding SET domain-containing protein 9 isoform X1 gives MQIAARCPGADWLRRTGRPCRGAARRHAAGAAAALGRLPVPLRALAGPQPPPPAQDPPVRPRELPGQNYPRRRRLRNAAESVRGVVRERPRQAGARPGRAPGNQAQIRGAGARGAPAVRGGCPEPAGPRSPGGPVPGAGLRPRPRQELPARRRHRGLRQQGRRAARGGGGHVPRCIDGVLIDGNDKGLSKAVYRSCSRRDQLGPFQMSDVSWLTAAPQNPLAVGQYVNNCSYEKAANVCYQEFDVPRCFPVELKQYLPNIVYSHDIQSPLRCVVLVTLRDIKQGEELFSNYYTVIN, from the exons ATGCAAATAGCGGCGCGCTGCCCGGGCGCGGATTGGCTGCGACGCACGGGGCGGCCATGTCGCGGGGCTGCGCGGCGCCAtgctgcgggggctgcggcggcgcTGGGCCGCCTACCGGTACCGCTTCGTGCCCTGGCTGGCCCTCAACCTCCGCCGCCAGCGCAG gACCCTCCGGTACGTCCCCGAGAGCTCCCAGGACAAAATTATCCCCGACGAAGACGTCTTAGAAACGCTGCTGAAAGTGTTCGCGGCGTTGTTCGCGAACGACCTCGGCAGGCAGGCGCCCGTCCTGGCCGTGCGCCCGGAAATCAGGCGCAAATACGAGGAGCCGGCGCCCGCGGAGCCCCGGCGGTCAGAGGAGGGTGCCCGGAGCCAGCGGGCCCTCGGTCCCCAGGAGGTCCTGTTCCAGGCGCTGGGCTTCGGCCTCGCCCGCGGCAGGAgctccctgcccgccgccggcaccggggTCTTCGTCAGCAGGGGCGGCGCGCGGCGAGGGGCGGTGGTGGCCATGTACCCCG gtgcATAGACGGTGTCCTTATTGATGGAAATGATAAAGGACTATCAAAAGCAGTGTACAG GTCTTGCAGCAGGAGGGATCAGCTCGGCCCGTTCCAGATGAGTGATGTGAGCTGGCTCACGGCTGCTCCACAAAACCCACTGGCAGTGGGACAGTATGTTAACAACTGCTCGTATG aGAAAGCAGCCAACGTGTGTTATCAGGAATTTGATGTGCCAAGATGCTTTCCAGTAGAGCTGAAACAGTACCTGCCAAACATCGTCTACAGCCATGACATACAGAG cCCCCTGAGGTGTGTAGTGCTTGTCACTCTCAGAGACATCAAGCAAGGAGAAGAACTTTTTTCTAATTACTACACTGTCATCAATTGA
- the SETD9 gene encoding SET domain-containing protein 9 isoform X3, which translates to MQIAARCPGADWLRRTGRPCRGAARRHAAGAAAALGRLPVPLRALAGPQPPPPAQDPPVRPRELPGQNYPRRRRLRNAAESVRGVVRERPRQAGARPGRAPGNQAQIRGAGARGAPAVRGGCPEPAGPRSPGGTVYRKHEPIFFQSLGNPFIFRCIDGVLIDGNDKGLSKAVYRSCSRRDQLGPFQMSDVSWLTAAPQNPLAVGQYVNNCSYEKAANVCYQEFDVPRCFPVELKQYLPNIVYSHDIQSPLRCVVLVTLRDIKQGEELFSNYYTVIN; encoded by the exons ATGCAAATAGCGGCGCGCTGCCCGGGCGCGGATTGGCTGCGACGCACGGGGCGGCCATGTCGCGGGGCTGCGCGGCGCCAtgctgcgggggctgcggcggcgcTGGGCCGCCTACCGGTACCGCTTCGTGCCCTGGCTGGCCCTCAACCTCCGCCGCCAGCGCAG gACCCTCCGGTACGTCCCCGAGAGCTCCCAGGACAAAATTATCCCCGACGAAGACGTCTTAGAAACGCTGCTGAAAGTGTTCGCGGCGTTGTTCGCGAACGACCTCGGCAGGCAGGCGCCCGTCCTGGCCGTGCGCCCGGAAATCAGGCGCAAATACGAGGAGCCGGCGCCCGCGGAGCCCCGGCGGTCAGAGGAGGGTGCCCGGAGCCAGCGGGCCCTCGGTCCCCAGGAG GTACAGTATACAGAAAGCACGAGCCCATCTTTTTCCAGTCCCTTGgcaatccttttatttttaggtgcATAGACGGTGTCCTTATTGATGGAAATGATAAAGGACTATCAAAAGCAGTGTACAG GTCTTGCAGCAGGAGGGATCAGCTCGGCCCGTTCCAGATGAGTGATGTGAGCTGGCTCACGGCTGCTCCACAAAACCCACTGGCAGTGGGACAGTATGTTAACAACTGCTCGTATG aGAAAGCAGCCAACGTGTGTTATCAGGAATTTGATGTGCCAAGATGCTTTCCAGTAGAGCTGAAACAGTACCTGCCAAACATCGTCTACAGCCATGACATACAGAG cCCCCTGAGGTGTGTAGTGCTTGTCACTCTCAGAGACATCAAGCAAGGAGAAGAACTTTTTTCTAATTACTACACTGTCATCAATTGA
- the SETD9 gene encoding SET domain-containing protein 9 isoform X2, with protein sequence MLRGLRRRWAAYRYRFVPWLALNLRRQRRTLRYVPESSQDKIIPDEDVLETLLKVFAALFANDLGRQAPVLAVRPEIRRKYEEPAPAEPRRSEEGARSQRALGPQEVLFQALGFGLARGRSSLPAAGTGVFVSRGGARRGAVVAMYPGTVYRKHEPIFFQSLGNPFIFRCIDGVLIDGNDKGLSKAVYRSCSRRDQLGPFQMSDVSWLTAAPQNPLAVGQYVNNCSYEKAANVCYQEFDVPRCFPVELKQYLPNIVYSHDIQSPLRCVVLVTLRDIKQGEELFSNYYTVIN encoded by the exons AtgctgcgggggctgcggcggcgcTGGGCCGCCTACCGGTACCGCTTCGTGCCCTGGCTGGCCCTCAACCTCCGCCGCCAGCGCAG gACCCTCCGGTACGTCCCCGAGAGCTCCCAGGACAAAATTATCCCCGACGAAGACGTCTTAGAAACGCTGCTGAAAGTGTTCGCGGCGTTGTTCGCGAACGACCTCGGCAGGCAGGCGCCCGTCCTGGCCGTGCGCCCGGAAATCAGGCGCAAATACGAGGAGCCGGCGCCCGCGGAGCCCCGGCGGTCAGAGGAGGGTGCCCGGAGCCAGCGGGCCCTCGGTCCCCAGGAGGTCCTGTTCCAGGCGCTGGGCTTCGGCCTCGCCCGCGGCAGGAgctccctgcccgccgccggcaccggggTCTTCGTCAGCAGGGGCGGCGCGCGGCGAGGGGCGGTGGTGGCCATGTACCCCG GTACAGTATACAGAAAGCACGAGCCCATCTTTTTCCAGTCCCTTGgcaatccttttatttttaggtgcATAGACGGTGTCCTTATTGATGGAAATGATAAAGGACTATCAAAAGCAGTGTACAG GTCTTGCAGCAGGAGGGATCAGCTCGGCCCGTTCCAGATGAGTGATGTGAGCTGGCTCACGGCTGCTCCACAAAACCCACTGGCAGTGGGACAGTATGTTAACAACTGCTCGTATG aGAAAGCAGCCAACGTGTGTTATCAGGAATTTGATGTGCCAAGATGCTTTCCAGTAGAGCTGAAACAGTACCTGCCAAACATCGTCTACAGCCATGACATACAGAG cCCCCTGAGGTGTGTAGTGCTTGTCACTCTCAGAGACATCAAGCAAGGAGAAGAACTTTTTTCTAATTACTACACTGTCATCAATTGA